AACAACGGAAACTTCATGACCGGCAGAAATTTTGTCAAAACATTTTCCGGTGGAACTGGAGTAAATCATTCTACGATTCCTGTTGGAGGAATTGATAATTGGAATGATAAAGAACATCCGTTTTTTACAGAAATTGCTCCGCTTCCGATGGGGATGGATGTGGCTACCTCACTTTATTTAATGATTAGTCCGGTGCCCGAAAAAGGTGCTGTGTTTTTTGATCCGGTTTCTAGAAAAATCGATTTAAAATGGTCTGCAGATAACGTAGCTCTTGCCAGAAAAAATGCAGAATATTTTATTAAAAAAATGAATAAAGCAAACGGAGGAACAAGAGCGCACTTGCTTTTTAATAACGGATTCGGAGCCGATATTTGTTACCATCCATTGGGCGGTGCTGCATTGGGAAAAGCAACAGATATGAAAGGCAGACTTAAAGGATCTGAAAATCTTTATATCATTGATGGATCATTAATTCCCGGAACGATTGGTGTTAATCCTTTTTTAACGATTACGGCATTGGCAGAATATTGTATTGAGCATATTATTTCTGAAGATTTTTCATAAGGTTTAATTATCGTTTCGATATTTAGAAAATATTTATAACTAAAACGGATGTTTATTATTGTAAACATCCGTTTTCCTATTTCTATTAAAGGTTATTTTGCTTTAGCAGCCATTGAAACTGTGGCTGTCAAATCATCTCTTCGTAGGGTAACAAAACTTGCTTTTCCATCTTTAAAATCGAATTTTAAAAGGTTAGGATAATCTGTCATTTTAAACAATCCATTTTTCAAATAAACCAACTCGCTATCATTTTTTCCTTTAAAATGTTCTAAAATCTCAGATTCTATGTAAAGACGGTTATTTTTTTCTACAATTTTAGTTTCCATTCCTTGTCCGTAAAGAAAATCATCATAGGTTCCAATGAGTTGTTTCTTTAGATTTGCAGGTATTTCCTGAGTTTTTTCATTATGGAAATTTCCGTTCCAGTTCATTAGTGAAAGAATTTTTCTTTGTGTTGCTCCCATCACAGGAAAACGATTTGGTTTTTCGCCATTGGCAAGAAATGCAAAACCATTCCCGTCTTTCATTGTTCCCATCACGGTTCCTCCAACTCCGGTATTTGAACCATTGCAGGTAAACCAATCATAATTATTGTATCCAAAAGATTTTTGCCATCCGTAGCTCCATCCACCAACGGCATTTTTTAAAGCCGTTACTGCCGTTACTTTTTTGGCTACATTGTTAGAAATTACTTTGTTGTTTTTATTGCGCAAAGCATTTTGCATTTCGATAGCTATTTTAACTAAATCAGTTGGGGTAGACCATAATCCTGATGCTCCAACTTGTGGCGTAATTGGCAAACCTGTTTTTATCACTTTTCCGTCTTTGTCGTGAACTGATGCAATATTCGTTAGAAATCCTTTTTCATTAGGTTGAATCATGGTTGTATTTTTTAATCCAAGTGGAGAAAAGATGTATTCTTTTGCAAGCTCAGCAATCGGTTTATTGAAAGTATCTTCCAATGCCATTTGAATGATTGTATAGCCACCACCACTGTATTGCCAATCGGTTCCAGGCTCAAAGGTGAATTCAATTTCTTTATCATATCTCGGTATTTTTCCCAAAAGACTTTCTTCCAGTGTAGGGATTTTTTCACCCTCATAATGGTCTTCGAAACCGCTTTGAGTAGTTCCTGCAGTATGATTTAGAAACTGTTTCCAAGTCGGAGCTTTGTTTTCCGTGAATTTACTTTTTGGCAAGTGCCATCTTTTTAAAGATTTGTCAATCGGTTCATTTAGATTAATCAAACCTTTTTCTTCCAAAATAAAACAAAGAAGCGCAGTGATTGGTTTGGAAATAGAAGCCGTAGAAAATGCCGTATTTTCATTAATTTTTTCGGGAGAATTTGCTGACTTTTGACCAAATTGTTTGGTGTAAACAATCTTATAATTTTCAAAAACAACTACGCTAAATCCCGGAAGTTTATATTTTCCTAACTGTTCTTCAATTTTCAAACTGTCGGTAAGAAAACTGTAGTCTTTTTTCTGAGCGAAAACCTGAAAGCTTGCAAAGAATAATAGGAAAAAGCTGATGTAAGAAATTGTTTTCATTGTATCGTTATTTAAGGTTTAGATTAAAATTTATTTTAAGATATTTTCGTAGATGACGTTCAACAGATTCTGTCTCATTTTCGAATCTCTTTTATTTAAAAGGATGATAATTCCCCAGTTTTTGGCTCTATTGTAACAGATAATCGATGATTGTCCCATAGAATCTCCGGATTTTAGATAAATAGTGTCTCCGTCTTTTGTATTGATGTTGAATCCCAATCCCATTTCTCGTTTAGCATCTTTATAATAAACTTTTTCTGCAATTAATGCCGCATCTGATATTGGGTTTCCACTGTTTAAAAGTACTTTCATAAATTTAACCATATCAGAAGTATTAGACTTTACCAATCCTGCCGGTGCAGTAACATTCCATAAGAAAAACTCTTGAGCTCCGCCATCGGGATTATAGCCTGTTGTGATATTTTTCACCTTGAAATCTTTTGTTAAAGTTTGGTTCATTTTTGCAGGCTTCAATATTTTTTCGCGGATAAGCTCGTCATAACTTTTGCCATATACTTTCTCTAAAATCTGTCCAAGTAGCGTAAAATTGACGGTAGAATATCGAAAACTTCCATAGTCAATAAGGTCTGTGCAGTTATTGATCATCGTTGCTAATGATTGTTCTGTTACGCTGCTTACCGGTTGTTGCGAATTGACTTCTATTAATTTTTGAAAATCGATGTCAGGTAATCCTGATTGATGTGATGCCAAATCTGAAATTTTAATTTTATTCTGAAGGTTTTTCTGTAGAACATATTGTTTTGGCAGATAGCTATCGATGTAATCATCCAGTTTCAGTTTCTTTTCAACAGCGGCTTGTGCAATCATATTTCCAGTTAATGATTTAGTAATAGAAGCAATTTCGAAAATCGTATTTTTATCAATATTCGTTGTGCTTTCTTTACTCAGTTTGCCGTACGATGTGTAGAATTCTTTGTTGTTGCTAATGAAGCCAACGCTAATACCAACGTCAGGATTTTTTTGATAATTGTCTTTAATAATTGAATCTATTTTTTTTGTGAAATCCTGTCCGAAAGTAAAGTTGCAGATTAATAATGCTACAGCTAAGAAGGTGAATGATGTTTTCATTGTATCGTTATTTAAGGTTTGATAAATATTTCGATACAAAGATGTGGAAGTGCAGAATCTTATACGACCGAATAAAAGTATTCGGCCTTATTTCGATGAAAAAATTGGTATGAGTAATAAATTAGAAAGTACGAGTAATTACAAACAGTTGTTTTACAATGCTTTACGATAAGCGGTTGGAGTGTTTCCGGTTTGTTTTTTAAAAGCTGTATTGAAAGAAGATTTCGAATTAAAACCAACTTCATACAAAATTTCAAGAATGGTAACCTTCGATTTTGATGAATCTTTCAGAATTTCCATGGCATTTTCAATTCGGTACGTATTGACGAAATCATAAAAATGCTGCCCCAATTGATTATTAATTAAAACGGATAATTCGCGAACAGGAACATTGATTTCTTTTGAAATATCCTGGATCTTTAAGTCCGGATTAAGAAAAGGTTTTTCATCAGTCATGTATTTTTTAAGCTTCAATAAATCTTCATTTAATGTTTTCGGCTCTATTGTTTTTTCTTCCAAAGGAAAATCGGAAACAAGCTTCATTTTTGAATCAATATTTCTGAAAAGCCCCGGATTATTGAGTGCTTTATACAAATACCAGCAAGTGATGAAAGGTTGCAGCAAGAGAATTCCTATCTTGATCCAATCCGAAATGTAAGGATAATCAGAAAATTTGAAAATATTTTTGAAAATAACAATCAGATAAAGAGCCGTCAAAACGCTGGTAAGTTGAAACAGCCATTGGTAAGAATTAAGATTTTCGCCCGAATTATTTTCCAGATAAAGTTTTTTTGCTCTTCTCAACAATAGAAAAATTGCCGTAAAATATATCAGAACCTGAAGATGAAACAGCCAATGAGTCAACTGCAATTCTATCATATTTTGGCGATTGATGATAAAATTGAGCTTCGAAGCAACATCTACACTATAAAATCGGGGAATAAGAGCAATATTTGAAACTAAAAATGGCAGTAAATGAATCAGATATTTTGGTTTCAGCTTAAAATCTGAATAACAAACCGATAAAATATAAAGGTAAAAAGTTGGAATCTGCAAAAAAGCCAAGGTTGTTCTCAATATTCCCAAATTTGAAGGACCGTCTGAAATTAGGCTAATAAATGGTTCGCTAATATCGATAGCGGAAATGATTAGAAAAAAAGCAAATAGACGATTGCTGGTTTTGTGCTTTGTTTTAACAGCGAGCATAAAAAACGCCAAAAAAAATGAAATGAACAGCGAGATGCCCGTTACAATATTTAAGAAATTATCCATTCACCAGATTTCTTTTAGATTATAGTTTTTTGTGCTGTAAATATAAATGAATTGCCAATAGATACCACACTCATATTTCCAAAATTTTATGAATAATAAAACCTGAGTCTAAATGGTATGAATTATTTGTTTTTTTAATACTTAATAATTTAAACCGCAAAAGAAACAAAAGATGATAGACTGTTTTTAGACAATCAAAAGTTTACAAAATAGATGTTAATCATGCTTAGTTTTGCAAGCTTTTGAATTTCTATTTTTTCCAATCATTTCTTTTGATGCTTTTGCGGTAAATAAAAATATTTTAAAATGAATAAGCTTCTTTTTTCAAAGTTAAATCCAGGTTGTATTGTCATAAGCTGCTTCCCAGAAATAATATTCCATTCGGGATGAGGTCAAAAATGCTTCTGTCATTTTTTCTCTAATCGCAGGAGTTGTAGAAGCGGCTACCTCATCGCAGATATTAATTGCCTGTTGTACGGCTTCTGCAAATTCTTCACCGCCATACGTTTCAATCCATTTTTGGTAAGGATTATTTTCAGATTTTATGGTATTGTAAATATGATCACCTACTTTTTTATAGATCCAAAAACAAGGCAATACTGCCGCCATCGCTATTTCTACGGAATCTAGTGCAGCGGTACTTTTAAGAAAGTGCACATAATGATGACAGACTGGCTGCATTGTACCTTTATCTTTTAAGCCAAAATCTTTAAAATACGATTCATGAAGTGCATTTTCGACGATAATTGCCGTT
Above is a genomic segment from Chryseobacterium mulctrae containing:
- a CDS encoding helix-turn-helix domain-containing protein, whose product is MDNFLNIVTGISLFISFFLAFFMLAVKTKHKTSNRLFAFFLIISAIDISEPFISLISDGPSNLGILRTTLAFLQIPTFYLYILSVCYSDFKLKPKYLIHLLPFLVSNIALIPRFYSVDVASKLNFIINRQNMIELQLTHWLFHLQVLIYFTAIFLLLRRAKKLYLENNSGENLNSYQWLFQLTSVLTALYLIVIFKNIFKFSDYPYISDWIKIGILLLQPFITCWYLYKALNNPGLFRNIDSKMKLVSDFPLEEKTIEPKTLNEDLLKLKKYMTDEKPFLNPDLKIQDISKEINVPVRELSVLINNQLGQHFYDFVNTYRIENAMEILKDSSKSKVTILEILYEVGFNSKSSFNTAFKKQTGNTPTAYRKAL
- a CDS encoding serine hydrolase domain-containing protein — protein: MKTSFTFLAVALLICNFTFGQDFTKKIDSIIKDNYQKNPDVGISVGFISNNKEFYTSYGKLSKESTTNIDKNTIFEIASITKSLTGNMIAQAAVEKKLKLDDYIDSYLPKQYVLQKNLQNKIKISDLASHQSGLPDIDFQKLIEVNSQQPVSSVTEQSLATMINNCTDLIDYGSFRYSTVNFTLLGQILEKVYGKSYDELIREKILKPAKMNQTLTKDFKVKNITTGYNPDGGAQEFFLWNVTAPAGLVKSNTSDMVKFMKVLLNSGNPISDAALIAEKVYYKDAKREMGLGFNINTKDGDTIYLKSGDSMGQSSIICYNRAKNWGIIILLNKRDSKMRQNLLNVIYENILK
- the tenA gene encoding thiaminase II, with the protein product MNWSKLTWKQTEERYQAILTMPFVSQLADGSLPKEKFQFYMAQDSLYLEHFGRALALIAARAHDISNTLQYLKYAETAIIVENALHESYFKDFGLKDKGTMQPVCHHYVHFLKSTAALDSVEIAMAAVLPCFWIYKKVGDHIYNTIKSENNPYQKWIETYGGEEFAEAVQQAINICDEVAASTTPAIREKMTEAFLTSSRMEYYFWEAAYDNTTWI
- a CDS encoding serine hydrolase domain-containing protein, which translates into the protein MKTISYISFFLLFFASFQVFAQKKDYSFLTDSLKIEEQLGKYKLPGFSVVVFENYKIVYTKQFGQKSANSPEKINENTAFSTASISKPITALLCFILEEKGLINLNEPIDKSLKRWHLPKSKFTENKAPTWKQFLNHTAGTTQSGFEDHYEGEKIPTLEESLLGKIPRYDKEIEFTFEPGTDWQYSGGGYTIIQMALEDTFNKPIAELAKEYIFSPLGLKNTTMIQPNEKGFLTNIASVHDKDGKVIKTGLPITPQVGASGLWSTPTDLVKIAIEMQNALRNKNNKVISNNVAKKVTAVTALKNAVGGWSYGWQKSFGYNNYDWFTCNGSNTGVGGTVMGTMKDGNGFAFLANGEKPNRFPVMGATQRKILSLMNWNGNFHNEKTQEIPANLKKQLIGTYDDFLYGQGMETKIVEKNNRLYIESEILEHFKGKNDSELVYLKNGLFKMTDYPNLLKFDFKDGKASFVTLRRDDLTATVSMAAKAK